Proteins encoded within one genomic window of Carassius auratus strain Wakin unplaced genomic scaffold, ASM336829v1 scaf_tig00032671, whole genome shotgun sequence:
- the LOC113080979 gene encoding uncharacterized protein LOC113080979 codes for MSDNNHLCLLGLIFLSSLLTGVSRVDDVHVFISSGEDVSLPCNNALHDCTSTTWNYNRFSHSAAVEMITLGRKKKDTESHERLSLGSDCSLNIRNISTEDSGSYRCQQWTGVNRDKHQKPDARVYLHVLHVSSSHTEISSGLSVTLFCRLYSYPRVSCDDWIRSERIDLFWVNQAGVKSDSRYQISSSSDHCIISLNTTLLNEDHNREWRCEVTHRDQVKTSVTYTVKSSARADTTTEPSSTKVAVISVSVAVIAVLLAAVLGLIWRKRADSDRGTGEAVVKDENDDKKTYETINMDTPAATTEHERTDDVTYSEVCSTSKKPVKSLKDHNDTVTYAAIRCTEYEAQDELYKKKSFTNRHSLKQITA; via the exons atgtCTGATAATAATCATCTGTGTCTGCTGGGActgatctttctctcttcacttctcacAG GTGTAAGTAGAGTGGatgatgttcatgtgttcatcagtTCTGGTGAAGATGTCAGTCTGCCCTGTAATAATGCTCTTCATGACTGTACATCAACTACATGGAACTATAACAGATTCAGTCATTCAGCAGCAGTTGAAATGATTACTTTAGGGAGAAAGAAGAAAGACACAGAGAGTCATGAGAGACTGAGTCTGgggtctgactgctctctgaacatcaGGAACATCTCAACAGAAGATTCTGGATCTTACAGATGTCAACAATGGACTGGTGTGAACAGAGACAAACACCAAAAACCTGATGCTCGtgtttatctgcatgttcttcatg TCTCATCCTCACACACTGAGATCAGTTCAGGTCTCTCTGTGACTCTCTTCTGTCGGCTGTATTCATATCCTCGAGTCTCTTGTGATGATTGGATCCGTTCTGAGAGAATTGATCTGTTCTGGGTGAATCAGGCTGGTGTTAAATCAGACTCCAGATATCAGATATCATCCTCATCAGATCACTGTATCATCTCTCTGAATAcaacactcctgaatgaagaTCACAACAGAGAGTGGAGATGTGAAGTTACTCACAGAGATCAAGTCAAGACCTCAGTCACATACACTGTCAAGAGTTCAG CTCGAGCTGATACAACGACAGAACCATCTTCTACAAAAG TCGCAGTGATTTCTGTGTCTGTCGCTGTGATTGCTGTTCTTCTGGCTGCTGTTCTCGGGCTGATCTGGAGAAAAAGAGCTG atagtgACAGAGGGACTGGTGAAGCGGTG GTTAAAGATGAGAATGATGATAAAAAGACGTATGAGACGATCAACATGGACACTCCTGCTGCTACGACAGAGCAT GAGCGGACAGATGATGTGACTTACTCTGAAGTCTGCTCCACCAGTAAAAAGCCTGTGAAATCACTCAAA GATCATAATGACACAGTGACTTATGCTGCCATCAGATGTACAGAATATGAAGCACAGGATGAACTTTACAAGAAAAAGAGCTTCACAAATAGACATTCATTAAAGCAGATCACTGCATGA